A window of Ruania suaedae contains these coding sequences:
- a CDS encoding 1,4-dihydroxy-2-naphthoyl-CoA synthase, which yields MSENPPLPAPVSELFDPRRWRDIDGVDFTDITYHRGVDRSPDGGATDLPVVRIAFDRPLVRNAFRPHTVDELFRALDHARMSPDVAAVLLTGNGPSPKDGGWAFCSGGDQRIRGRDGYRYEGETAGQVDPARAGRLHILEVQRLMRTMPKPVIAVVPGWAAGGGHSLHVVADLTIASAEHAKFMQTDANVGSFDAGYGSALLARQVGDKRAREIFFLAREYSAEQAERWGAINEAVPHAELEERALEYARIIATKSPQALRMLKFAFNLADDGMAGQQVFAGEATRMGYMTDEAVEGRDAFLAKRDPDWSAFPYYY from the coding sequence GTGAGCGAGAACCCACCCCTGCCCGCCCCGGTCTCCGAGTTGTTCGACCCCCGGCGCTGGCGCGACATCGACGGCGTCGACTTCACCGACATCACCTATCACCGGGGGGTCGACCGCTCGCCCGACGGCGGAGCCACCGATCTCCCGGTCGTGCGGATCGCCTTCGACCGCCCGCTGGTCCGCAACGCCTTCCGCCCCCACACCGTGGACGAGCTCTTCCGCGCGCTCGACCACGCCCGGATGAGTCCCGACGTCGCCGCCGTGCTGCTGACCGGCAACGGCCCGAGCCCCAAGGACGGCGGGTGGGCGTTCTGCTCCGGGGGCGATCAGCGCATCCGCGGCCGGGACGGGTACCGCTACGAGGGCGAGACGGCCGGGCAGGTGGACCCGGCGCGGGCGGGCCGCCTGCACATCCTGGAGGTGCAGCGACTGATGCGCACCATGCCCAAGCCGGTGATCGCCGTCGTCCCGGGGTGGGCCGCCGGAGGGGGCCACAGCCTGCACGTGGTGGCCGACCTGACGATCGCCTCGGCCGAGCACGCGAAGTTCATGCAGACCGACGCCAACGTCGGCTCCTTCGACGCCGGCTACGGCTCGGCGCTGCTGGCACGGCAGGTCGGGGACAAGCGGGCGCGGGAGATCTTCTTCCTGGCGCGGGAGTACTCCGCGGAGCAGGCCGAGCGGTGGGGCGCGATCAACGAGGCCGTCCCGCATGCGGAGCTGGAGGAGCGGGCGCTGGAGTACGCGCGGATCATCGCCACCAAGTCCCCGCAGGCGCTCCGGATGCTGAAGTTCGCCTTCAACCTCGCCGACGACGGGATGGCGGGCCAGCAGGTCTTCGCCGGGGAGGCGACCCGGATGGGCTACATGACCGACGAAGCGGTCGAGGGACGCGACGCGTTCCTGGCCAAGCGCGACCCGGACTGGTCGGCGTTCCCGTACTACTACTGA
- a CDS encoding AraC family transcriptional regulator, which translates to MDVVAALLDGPRAQRAFLLKAMFGGRWSIGVEDQAALSVIVVVHGSAVVTSVGEQRQVVAEDVVLIRGPRPYVVADAASTPVGIRILPGQVCVDSTGQLLEESMHLGVRTWGNTTDPEATTMLIGTYAQETSVGAHVLSHLPEVLVLSGLRSPVIEVLEEELVTEAPGQVAVLDRLLDLVLVHALRFAYAGELMEGWPAAQQDPVISRALGLIHERPEQPWTVAALAGECALSRAAFARRFAARVGEPPLAYLTRWRLVLAADLLTGTDLTLAAIAGRVGYANAFTFSAAFKRVRGVAPARFRADAAVRE; encoded by the coding sequence ATGGATGTGGTGGCCGCCCTGCTCGACGGCCCACGCGCACAGCGTGCCTTCCTGCTCAAGGCGATGTTCGGCGGGCGGTGGTCGATCGGTGTGGAGGACCAGGCGGCCCTGTCGGTCATCGTGGTGGTCCACGGCTCGGCGGTGGTCACCTCGGTCGGCGAGCAGCGCCAGGTGGTGGCCGAGGACGTCGTCCTGATCCGCGGACCGCGGCCGTATGTCGTGGCGGACGCGGCATCCACTCCTGTCGGCATCCGGATCCTGCCCGGTCAGGTGTGCGTCGACTCCACCGGGCAGCTTCTCGAGGAATCGATGCACCTGGGGGTGCGTACCTGGGGAAACACCACCGACCCGGAGGCGACCACCATGCTCATCGGCACCTACGCGCAGGAGACCTCGGTCGGTGCGCACGTGCTGTCGCACCTGCCGGAGGTGCTCGTGCTGTCGGGTCTGCGCTCGCCCGTGATCGAGGTGCTCGAGGAGGAGCTGGTGACCGAGGCGCCCGGCCAGGTGGCCGTCCTCGATCGACTGCTCGACCTGGTGCTCGTGCACGCCCTGCGCTTCGCGTACGCCGGTGAGCTCATGGAGGGCTGGCCGGCCGCCCAGCAGGACCCGGTGATCTCACGGGCGCTGGGACTGATCCACGAGCGACCCGAGCAGCCGTGGACCGTGGCGGCACTGGCCGGCGAGTGCGCCCTGTCACGAGCGGCCTTCGCCCGCCGGTTCGCCGCCCGGGTGGGAGAGCCGCCGCTGGCATACCTGACGCGTTGGCGCCTCGTGCTTGCGGCCGATCTGCTGACCGGCACCGATCTGACGTTGGCAGCGATCGCCGGCCGGGTCGGCTATGCGAATGCGTTCACGTTCAGTGCCGCCTTCAAGCGCGTGCGCGGAGTGGCGCCGGCACGGTTCCGCGCCGATGCTGCAGTTCGGGAGTAG
- a CDS encoding DUF1772 domain-containing protein — protein MAELHLLGARLLTGLLGGLYLGFAVAVLPGLARLDDETYVKAFNHINAVIVNPLFMVVFLGSPALAATLPLWDRSPSVIAAAGLSLAALISTLVRNVPLNNELAAGCPRESFESRWTRWHHLRTCAMVASAAMLAW, from the coding sequence GTGGCTGAGCTGCACCTGCTGGGCGCCCGGCTCCTCACAGGGCTGCTCGGCGGCCTCTATCTCGGGTTCGCGGTGGCCGTCCTGCCCGGGTTGGCACGTCTCGACGACGAGACGTACGTCAAGGCGTTCAACCACATCAACGCGGTGATCGTGAACCCGCTGTTCATGGTGGTGTTCCTCGGCTCGCCCGCCCTCGCGGCCACGCTCCCGCTCTGGGACCGGTCGCCCTCGGTCATCGCCGCGGCGGGGCTCTCGCTCGCCGCGCTGATCAGCACTCTCGTCCGCAACGTCCCGCTCAACAACGAGCTCGCCGCCGGGTGCCCCCGGGAGTCGTTCGAGTCACGATGGACGCGGTGGCACCACCTGCGGACGTGCGCGATGGTCGCCTCGGCAGCCATGCTCGCCTGGTGA
- a CDS encoding LLM class F420-dependent oxidoreductase has translation MGEVRIGVQLQPQHAGEYRLMREAVMRSEEAGVDVVFNWDHFFPLTGDPEGYHYECWTMLGAWAEQTERVQIGALVTGGGYRNPDLLADMARTVDHISDGRLILGVGAGWNERDYDEYGYEFGTPGTRLALLKEYLPRIVGRLQQVTPPPVGDLPLLIGGGGERKTLRLVAEHANIWHGFGDLETFTHKSGVLERHCADVGRDPAVIERSTSWPGVDQAEAFVDAGATLFTIGTSGPDYDLDEVRAALAWRDSRR, from the coding sequence ATGGGTGAGGTACGGATCGGCGTCCAGCTCCAGCCCCAGCACGCGGGGGAGTACCGCCTGATGCGCGAGGCGGTGATGCGCTCGGAGGAGGCCGGGGTGGACGTGGTGTTCAACTGGGACCACTTCTTCCCGCTCACCGGTGACCCGGAGGGCTATCACTACGAGTGCTGGACCATGCTCGGCGCCTGGGCCGAGCAGACCGAGCGGGTGCAGATCGGCGCCCTGGTCACCGGCGGGGGGTACCGCAACCCCGACCTGCTCGCCGATATGGCCCGGACCGTGGACCACATCAGCGACGGGCGCCTCATCCTCGGCGTGGGCGCCGGCTGGAACGAGCGCGACTACGACGAGTACGGCTACGAGTTCGGTACCCCCGGAACCCGGCTGGCGCTGCTGAAGGAGTACCTGCCGCGGATCGTCGGCCGGTTGCAGCAGGTGACGCCGCCGCCGGTGGGCGACCTGCCGCTGCTGATCGGTGGGGGCGGCGAGCGCAAGACGCTACGACTGGTGGCCGAGCACGCGAACATCTGGCACGGCTTCGGTGACCTGGAGACCTTCACCCACAAGTCGGGGGTGCTCGAGCGGCACTGCGCCGACGTGGGCCGCGACCCGGCCGTGATCGAGCGCTCGACCAGCTGGCCCGGGGTGGACCAGGCGGAGGCGTTCGTCGACGCCGGAGCGACGCTGTTCACCATCGGGACCAGCGGGCCGGACTACGACCTCGACGAGGTGCGCGCGGCGCTCGCGTGGCGGGACTCCCGCCGCTGA
- a CDS encoding DUF3048 domain-containing protein — protein sequence MPHLSLLTRAGRGRIGSSAAATAALMLTLAACTSPGEPAGTPSPTTTPETTAPADADKQHPPEPEVAPTWPLTGEPLGEDAADRPALAIKIENSEAARPQTGLQAADVVWEEMVEGGITRFNAVYHSDLPVQVGPVRSVRPMDAAMSAPYGGLLVASGGQAPFIGAAREAGLQVLTHDLGHGGFTRSSARFAPHNLYGTPSLFVDQADGAHSDPPPEQLAFAHRGEDATAVTDGSPAEALTISFPRATPSWDWDGQAWLRSEDGAPATTEDTGRISAVNVVALRVEVTTTSYVDPSGANVPETIMTGGGEAVVATGGQVLEGTWSKESATDPVVLTTGEGEEILLAPGNTWIELVPTSGAGVSVS from the coding sequence GTGCCTCACCTGAGCCTTCTCACCCGCGCGGGCCGGGGCCGGATCGGCTCCTCGGCCGCGGCAACGGCAGCCCTGATGCTGACGCTGGCCGCCTGCACCAGCCCGGGCGAGCCGGCCGGTACGCCCAGCCCGACCACCACGCCGGAGACCACCGCCCCGGCCGATGCCGACAAGCAGCACCCCCCGGAGCCCGAGGTCGCGCCGACGTGGCCGCTCACCGGTGAACCGCTGGGCGAGGACGCCGCGGACCGCCCCGCCCTGGCGATCAAGATCGAGAACTCGGAGGCGGCGCGCCCGCAGACCGGTCTGCAGGCCGCGGACGTGGTCTGGGAGGAGATGGTCGAGGGCGGGATCACCCGCTTCAACGCCGTCTACCACTCCGACCTGCCGGTGCAGGTGGGCCCGGTGCGCTCGGTGCGCCCCATGGACGCCGCGATGTCGGCCCCCTACGGCGGTCTGCTCGTGGCCTCCGGTGGCCAGGCGCCGTTCATCGGCGCCGCCCGGGAGGCGGGTCTGCAGGTGCTCACCCACGACCTCGGGCACGGCGGGTTCACCCGCAGCAGCGCACGGTTCGCTCCGCACAACCTCTACGGCACCCCGTCACTGTTCGTGGACCAGGCCGACGGCGCCCACTCCGACCCGCCGCCCGAGCAGCTCGCCTTCGCCCACCGGGGCGAGGATGCGACGGCCGTCACCGACGGGAGCCCGGCGGAGGCGCTGACCATCTCCTTCCCCCGGGCCACGCCGTCGTGGGACTGGGACGGCCAGGCCTGGCTGCGCAGCGAGGACGGCGCCCCGGCGACCACCGAGGACACCGGACGGATCAGTGCGGTGAACGTGGTGGCGCTGCGGGTGGAGGTGACCACCACCTCCTACGTGGACCCCTCGGGTGCGAACGTGCCCGAGACGATCATGACCGGCGGTGGTGAGGCGGTGGTGGCCACCGGCGGGCAGGTCCTCGAGGGCACCTGGAGCAAGGAGAGCGCCACCGACCCGGTCGTGCTCACCACCGGCGAGGGCGAGGAGATCCTGCTCGCGCCCGGCAACACCTGGATCGAGCTGGTGCCCACCTCGGGCGCCGGCGTCAGCGTGTCCTGA
- a CDS encoding AMP-binding protein has product MSEPVSALLPRLTRALDGDAPVLLGPAAQAVGDQVRGLPGTALVLSTSGSTGNPRAVALGAEALRASARATHRRLRGPGQWLLTLPADHVAGVQVLVRSILAGTAPELTESGPFRPADLAAAIGRMRTDVPRYVSLVPTQLVRVLQADDGGACVAALGTCAAVLVGGAATPPDLLDRARAAGIAVVTTYGMTETCGGCVYDGLPLEGVQVRTSGPSGRIEIAGPVLATAYLSPDGSAPEEPAPDGGSELVEQEGRRWLRTTDSGRLEQGRLSVLGRLDDVLVTGGLNVHPAEVERRLAAAGFGECVVVGVPDETWGQRVTAVVAGPATLAQVRDAVGGGPLAPQAVVSVPDLPRRGPGKPDRRAATALATLAVAEGSAEVHRPRG; this is encoded by the coding sequence GTGTCCGAACCTGTCAGCGCCCTGCTCCCCCGGCTGACCCGGGCCCTCGACGGCGACGCCCCCGTCCTGCTCGGTCCCGCGGCGCAGGCCGTGGGCGACCAGGTGCGCGGGCTGCCCGGGACCGCCCTGGTGCTGTCCACCTCCGGCTCCACCGGCAACCCGCGGGCCGTGGCGCTGGGCGCCGAAGCCCTGCGGGCGAGCGCACGCGCCACCCACCGACGACTGCGCGGGCCGGGCCAGTGGCTGCTCACGCTGCCCGCCGACCACGTGGCGGGCGTCCAGGTGCTGGTGCGCTCGATCCTCGCCGGCACCGCCCCGGAGCTGACCGAGTCGGGCCCGTTCCGCCCCGCGGACCTGGCCGCCGCCATCGGCCGGATGCGCACCGACGTCCCTCGTTATGTCTCCCTCGTGCCCACCCAGCTGGTGCGCGTGCTCCAGGCCGACGACGGCGGAGCGTGCGTGGCCGCGCTGGGCACCTGCGCGGCAGTGCTGGTGGGCGGGGCCGCCACGCCGCCGGATCTGCTGGACCGGGCGCGCGCGGCCGGGATCGCCGTCGTGACGACCTACGGGATGACCGAGACCTGCGGCGGCTGCGTCTACGACGGGCTGCCGCTGGAGGGTGTCCAGGTGCGCACGAGCGGGCCCTCGGGGCGGATCGAGATCGCCGGGCCGGTGCTGGCCACGGCCTATCTCTCCCCCGACGGGTCGGCGCCGGAGGAGCCGGCACCGGACGGCGGCTCGGAGCTGGTCGAGCAGGAGGGCCGACGGTGGCTGCGCACCACCGACTCCGGCCGCCTCGAGCAGGGCCGGCTGAGCGTGCTGGGCAGGCTCGATGACGTCCTCGTCACCGGTGGGCTGAACGTGCATCCGGCGGAGGTGGAGCGTCGCCTGGCCGCCGCCGGCTTCGGCGAGTGCGTCGTGGTCGGGGTGCCGGACGAGACGTGGGGTCAGCGCGTGACGGCCGTGGTGGCCGGGCCGGCGACCCTGGCGCAGGTGCGCGACGCCGTCGGGGGTGGGCCCCTGGCCCCGCAGGCCGTGGTGAGTGTGCCCGATCTGCCCCGCCGTGGCCCCGGCAAACCCGACCGGCGGGCCGCCACCGCCCTGGCGACCCTCGCGGTGGCCGAGGGCAGCGCCGAGGTGCACCGGCCCCGCGGCTGA
- a CDS encoding 1,4-dihydroxy-2-naphthoate polyprenyltransferase has translation MPTLRDWVGGARPRTLPAALAPVLAGTGAAAYDNAASPVRALLAAGVALALQVAVNFANDYSDGVRGTDDVRVGPVRLTASGAVAPGTVKRAAYAAFAVAGVLGVVLCAVAGTWWLIAVGALCVLAGWFYTGGKNPYGYRGLGEVAVFVFFGLVATLGTTYTQAGRLTVPAVLAACAIGALACALLMVNNIRDIPTDTVAGKRTLAVRLGDRRARVAYTGLLVAALVCAVAIGGWAPWALLLTGFAIPVLQLAGQVLGGASGRELIVVLGRTGLLELALGVGLAVVLTI, from the coding sequence ATGCCCACCCTGCGCGACTGGGTGGGCGGCGCACGCCCGCGTACGCTGCCCGCTGCCCTCGCCCCCGTGCTCGCCGGGACCGGCGCCGCCGCCTACGACAACGCCGCCTCCCCGGTCCGGGCACTGCTCGCCGCGGGGGTGGCCCTCGCCCTGCAAGTGGCCGTCAACTTCGCCAACGACTACTCCGACGGCGTCCGGGGCACCGACGACGTCCGGGTCGGCCCGGTGCGGCTCACCGCCTCGGGTGCGGTGGCCCCGGGAACCGTCAAGCGGGCCGCCTATGCCGCCTTCGCGGTGGCGGGCGTGCTCGGGGTGGTGCTGTGCGCCGTCGCCGGCACCTGGTGGCTGATCGCGGTGGGAGCCCTGTGTGTGCTCGCCGGCTGGTTCTACACCGGCGGGAAGAACCCCTACGGCTACCGCGGCCTCGGCGAGGTGGCGGTGTTCGTCTTCTTCGGGCTGGTGGCCACCCTCGGCACCACCTACACCCAAGCCGGTCGCCTCACGGTTCCGGCGGTGCTGGCCGCCTGTGCCATCGGTGCCCTGGCGTGCGCGCTGCTGATGGTCAACAACATCCGGGACATCCCCACCGACACCGTGGCCGGCAAGCGCACGCTGGCGGTACGGCTGGGCGATCGGCGCGCACGGGTGGCCTACACCGGGCTGCTCGTGGCCGCGCTGGTCTGCGCCGTGGCCATCGGCGGGTGGGCGCCGTGGGCGCTGCTGCTCACCGGCTTCGCGATCCCCGTGCTGCAGCTGGCCGGGCAGGTGCTCGGCGGCGCGAGCGGCCGGGAGCTGATCGTGGTGCTGGGCCGCACCGGGCTGCTGGAGCTAGCGCTCGGGGTCGGCCTGGCCGTGGTGCTCACGATCTGA
- a CDS encoding DUF4229 domain-containing protein, with protein MPVIVYSALRLLLIGIAGAGLYLAGMRGVLLVAAAVLLGAALSYVLLDRFRQASALWLQRRAAGKESRFGRGLRADADAEDEDVDRQRGDPASESSDREHHGQADPER; from the coding sequence ATGCCCGTGATCGTCTACAGCGCCCTGCGGCTGCTCCTCATCGGCATCGCCGGGGCGGGGCTCTACCTGGCCGGGATGCGGGGCGTGCTGCTGGTCGCGGCGGCGGTGCTTCTCGGCGCCGCGCTCTCCTACGTGCTGCTGGACCGGTTCCGGCAGGCCTCGGCGCTGTGGCTGCAGCGGCGGGCGGCGGGCAAGGAGAGCCGGTTCGGGCGGGGCCTGCGGGCCGATGCCGACGCCGAGGACGAGGACGTCGACCGGCAGCGCGGTGATCCCGCGAGCGAGAGCTCAGATCGTGAGCACCACGGCCAGGCCGACCCCGAGCGCTAG
- a CDS encoding PLDc N-terminal domain-containing protein produces the protein MRIVIGLGLLALAVYCVIDCVGGEKRRRLGLPTWLWVLVIIALPGLGPLLWLLLSRTYGGGASSPRRPARPVAPDDDPAFLADLDRHSRPGTGEAAPEDPPSGEEQGTETGTEQGSEDDDGHTR, from the coding sequence ATGAGGATCGTGATCGGGCTGGGCCTGCTGGCGCTCGCGGTGTACTGCGTGATCGACTGCGTCGGCGGCGAGAAGCGGCGCCGCCTGGGCCTTCCCACGTGGCTGTGGGTGCTGGTGATCATCGCGCTTCCCGGGCTGGGGCCGCTGCTGTGGCTGCTGCTCTCCCGCACCTACGGCGGTGGCGCCTCGTCCCCGCGACGCCCGGCTCGGCCGGTGGCTCCCGACGACGATCCGGCCTTCCTGGCCGACCTCGACCGGCACAGCCGGCCCGGGACCGGCGAGGCGGCTCCCGAGGACCCGCCCTCCGGCGAGGAGCAGGGCACGGAAACGGGCACGGAGCAGGGCTCCGAGGACGACGACGGCCACACCCGCTGA
- the ccsB gene encoding c-type cytochrome biogenesis protein CcsB has translation MNTDLGTVSTLLVYGAMACYTVAMVAFAVDVSALGTGAAKDRRRRAAGIGMALTWLAVLVLAAGTLLRGLAAGRVPWANMYEFTLMFTFFLTAIFLVIQQRRDIRYIGVGVTLLSLLALGLATAVLYVEADGVQPALDSYWLVIHVSVATLATGLFGVSALLSILQLVKGRGEGGPRSPEPEASGGVPAAADAPVGGVATAQAPTRVSPLSRVVEALPASVDLERIAYRLNAVGFVAWTFTLVAGAIWAEHAWGRPWGWDPKETWTFVIWVIYAAYLHARVTTGWAANKFAYFALVGFVALLANFYIVNIFFNGRHSYSGL, from the coding sequence GTGAACACCGATCTGGGCACCGTGAGCACGCTGCTCGTCTACGGCGCGATGGCCTGCTACACCGTCGCGATGGTGGCCTTCGCCGTCGACGTCTCCGCCCTGGGGACGGGCGCGGCCAAGGACCGGCGCCGGCGTGCCGCCGGCATCGGCATGGCCCTGACGTGGCTGGCCGTGCTCGTGCTGGCCGCCGGCACACTGCTGCGCGGTCTGGCCGCCGGCCGGGTGCCGTGGGCGAACATGTACGAGTTCACGCTGATGTTCACCTTCTTCCTGACGGCGATCTTCCTCGTCATCCAGCAGCGCCGCGACATCCGCTACATCGGCGTCGGCGTCACGCTGCTCTCGCTGCTCGCCCTCGGCCTGGCCACCGCGGTGCTCTACGTCGAGGCCGACGGCGTCCAACCGGCCCTGGACAGCTACTGGCTGGTCATCCACGTCTCGGTGGCCACCCTCGCCACCGGCCTGTTCGGGGTCAGCGCGCTGCTCTCGATCCTGCAGCTGGTCAAGGGGCGCGGTGAGGGCGGGCCCCGATCGCCGGAGCCGGAGGCGTCCGGTGGCGTCCCGGCCGCGGCCGATGCTCCTGTGGGCGGCGTCGCCACCGCGCAGGCACCCACCCGCGTGAGCCCGCTCAGCCGGGTGGTCGAGGCACTGCCCGCCTCGGTCGATCTGGAGCGGATCGCCTACCGGCTCAACGCCGTCGGCTTCGTGGCCTGGACGTTCACGCTCGTGGCCGGGGCGATCTGGGCCGAGCACGCCTGGGGCCGCCCGTGGGGGTGGGACCCGAAGGAGACCTGGACCTTCGTCATCTGGGTGATCTACGCCGCCTACCTGCACGCACGGGTGACCACCGGCTGGGCCGCGAACAAGTTCGCCTACTTCGCCCTCGTCGGGTTCGTGGCGCTGCTGGCGAACTTCTACATCGTCAACATCTTCTTCAACGGACGCCACTCCTACTCGGGCCTCTGA
- the resB gene encoding cytochrome c biogenesis protein ResB has protein sequence MSGYRPEGLRADAGPAETETTREPVGPRLGARGWLRWTWRQLTSMRVALMLLLLLAAVALPGAFFPQRSVDPNAVIQYYRDSPQTAEVLDSLHLFDVYSSPWFSAVYLLLFASLIGCIIPRTLAHARSLRAEPTRVPRRFSRFEVRSELRTSLRPEEAEQALMAALGRRYARRTGTEERATASGSQVDVRTVSAERGRGRETGNLLFHLALVGLLVVTAWGQLVHYRGQIVVVEDSTFVNAPLDYDSFDTGAWFDADSVEPFRLRLEEFSSVFTDDAQPRDFTASVTLMTPDGAQREQDIRLNHPLETDSTRVYLSGNGYAPQVSVTDADGEVAFEGPTMFLPSGDLNYTSNGVIMVPDANGGRQQYGFSGVLLPTVVETEGGVPIDSAYPEALDPVLVLNLFTGDLGLDDGVPQNLFTLDTTNMEPVLEEGSGGEEVPVRLVLRPGETLELPDGLGTITFEDLPRFAALDVRYDPSIISMGVFAGLAFVSLTASLFLPRRRIWARIAPGPAGTTVVTAAALARGDDPGLRRELDRVLSPLGQETKENP, from the coding sequence GTGAGCGGCTACCGCCCGGAGGGGCTGCGGGCCGACGCCGGCCCGGCCGAGACCGAGACCACGCGGGAGCCGGTGGGCCCGCGCCTGGGCGCGCGCGGCTGGTTGCGTTGGACCTGGCGGCAGCTGACGAGTATGCGGGTGGCGCTCATGCTGCTGCTGCTGCTCGCCGCGGTCGCACTGCCGGGGGCGTTCTTCCCGCAGCGTTCGGTGGATCCGAACGCGGTCATCCAGTACTACCGCGACTCGCCCCAGACCGCCGAGGTGCTGGACTCGCTGCACCTGTTCGACGTCTACTCCTCGCCGTGGTTCTCGGCGGTCTACCTGCTGCTGTTCGCCTCCCTCATCGGCTGCATCATCCCGCGCACCCTCGCCCACGCCCGCAGCCTGCGCGCCGAGCCCACCCGGGTACCGCGGCGCTTCTCCCGGTTCGAGGTGCGCTCGGAGCTGCGCACAAGCCTGCGCCCGGAGGAGGCCGAGCAGGCGCTGATGGCGGCGCTCGGCCGGCGCTACGCGCGCCGCACCGGCACCGAGGAGCGCGCGACGGCGTCCGGCAGCCAGGTGGACGTGCGCACCGTCTCGGCCGAACGCGGGCGGGGCCGGGAGACGGGCAACCTGCTCTTCCACCTGGCCCTGGTCGGGCTGCTGGTGGTGACGGCCTGGGGCCAGCTGGTGCACTATCGCGGCCAGATCGTGGTGGTCGAGGACAGCACCTTCGTCAACGCCCCGCTCGACTACGACTCCTTCGACACCGGCGCATGGTTCGACGCGGACTCGGTGGAGCCGTTCCGGCTCCGGCTGGAGGAGTTCTCCTCCGTGTTCACCGACGACGCGCAACCGCGCGACTTCACCGCCTCGGTCACCCTGATGACCCCCGACGGCGCACAGCGCGAGCAGGACATCCGGCTGAACCACCCGCTGGAGACCGACTCCACCCGCGTCTACCTCTCGGGCAACGGGTACGCCCCGCAGGTGAGCGTCACCGACGCCGACGGCGAGGTGGCCTTCGAGGGACCGACGATGTTCCTGCCCTCGGGCGATCTGAACTACACCTCGAACGGGGTGATCATGGTGCCGGACGCGAACGGGGGCCGCCAGCAGTACGGCTTCAGCGGAGTGCTGCTGCCCACCGTGGTCGAGACCGAGGGCGGCGTCCCGATCGACTCGGCCTACCCCGAGGCCCTGGACCCGGTGCTGGTGCTCAACCTGTTCACCGGAGACCTCGGCCTGGACGACGGGGTGCCGCAGAACCTGTTTACCCTCGACACCACGAACATGGAGCCGGTGCTCGAGGAGGGTTCCGGCGGCGAGGAGGTCCCGGTCCGGCTGGTGCTGCGGCCGGGGGAGACCCTCGAACTGCCCGATGGTCTGGGCACGATCACCTTCGAGGACCTGCCCCGGTTCGCGGCGCTGGACGTACGCTACGACCCCTCGATCATCTCGATGGGCGTGTTCGCCGGCCTGGCCTTCGTGAGCCTGACGGCCTCGCTCTTCCTGCCCCGCCGGCGGATCTGGGCGCGCATCGCCCCCGGGCCGGCCGGGACTACAGTGGTGACGGCGGCTGCTCTGGCCCGTGGGGACGATCCCGGGCTGCGCCGCGAGCTGGACCGGGTGCTCAGCCCACTCGGCCAGGAGACGAAGGAGAACCCGTGA
- a CDS encoding cytochrome c biogenesis CcdA family protein, with translation MTWWEQLGATFAETVFSGPLLAAAPVALLAGFISFASPCVLPLVPGYLGYVGGMVGVEQGGSPAAGAPVSRRARTRLVIGVLGFVAGFTAVFAATTMALAGVGLALVRWQDELLRGLGVLVVLMGLAFLGAVPFLQRERRLHLSPRAGVWGAPLLGVVFGIGWAPCIGPTLAAVQTLAIGGADPGRALVLVLVYCLGLGLPFVLVALGLRSSERMVAWLRRHRLAVMRIGGGLLILLGLAMVTGLWSELAAWLQGWVADFEVLV, from the coding sequence GTGACCTGGTGGGAGCAACTCGGCGCCACCTTCGCCGAGACCGTCTTCTCCGGACCGCTGCTCGCGGCGGCCCCGGTGGCGCTGCTGGCCGGCTTCATCTCCTTTGCCTCTCCCTGCGTGCTGCCCCTCGTACCCGGCTATCTCGGCTACGTCGGCGGCATGGTCGGCGTGGAGCAGGGCGGCAGCCCCGCGGCGGGCGCACCTGTCTCGCGCCGCGCGCGCACCCGGCTGGTGATCGGCGTGCTCGGCTTCGTGGCCGGGTTCACCGCCGTGTTCGCGGCCACCACGATGGCGCTGGCCGGGGTCGGCCTGGCCCTGGTGCGCTGGCAGGACGAGCTGTTGCGCGGCCTGGGCGTGCTGGTGGTGCTGATGGGACTGGCTTTCCTCGGCGCGGTGCCGTTCCTGCAGCGCGAGCGACGGCTGCACCTGTCCCCGCGCGCAGGGGTCTGGGGGGCGCCGCTGCTCGGCGTGGTCTTCGGCATCGGGTGGGCGCCGTGCATCGGCCCCACGCTCGCGGCCGTGCAGACGCTGGCGATCGGTGGGGCCGACCCCGGCCGCGCACTGGTCCTGGTGCTGGTGTACTGCCTGGGCCTGGGGCTGCCGTTCGTGCTGGTCGCGCTCGGGCTGCGGTCCTCGGAGCGGATGGTGGCGTGGCTGCGGCGCCACCGGCTTGCCGTCATGCGGATCGGGGGCGGCCTGCTCATCCTGCTGGGTCTGGCGATGGTGACGGGACTGTGGAGCGAGCTGGCGGCCTGGTTGCAGGGCTGGGTCGCTGACTTCGAGGTGCTGGTGTGA